The Methylomonas koyamae genome has a segment encoding these proteins:
- a CDS encoding RnfABCDGE type electron transport complex subunit B, producing the protein MTATETALADRIDAVLPQTQCGKCGYAGCRPYAEAISSGDADINQCPPGGANGIRLLADVLGVAAKPLNPAFGVERLRLIAVINEAECIGCTKCLPPCPTDAILGAAKHMHTVITELCTGCELCVAPCPMNCIAMVPADNADWTPEDAGRARVRYQARNRRLARLEAEKAERQLRQKQMLAKLRSAKKTA; encoded by the coding sequence ATGACTGCAACCGAAACCGCGCTAGCCGACCGTATCGACGCCGTTCTGCCGCAAACCCAATGCGGCAAGTGCGGCTACGCCGGCTGCCGGCCTTACGCGGAAGCCATCAGCAGCGGCGACGCGGACATTAACCAATGCCCGCCGGGCGGCGCTAACGGAATTCGGTTGCTCGCGGACGTGCTTGGGGTTGCGGCCAAACCGTTGAACCCGGCATTTGGCGTCGAGCGTCTACGGCTGATCGCGGTGATTAACGAAGCCGAATGCATCGGCTGCACCAAATGCCTGCCGCCGTGTCCGACCGATGCCATTTTGGGCGCCGCCAAACATATGCATACCGTCATCACCGAGCTATGCACCGGTTGCGAATTGTGCGTTGCACCATGCCCGATGAATTGCATCGCCATGGTGCCGGCCGATAATGCCGATTGGACTCCGGAGGACGCCGGCCGCGCTCGCGTTCGTTATCAAGCGCGCAACCGACGCTTGGCCAGGCTGGAAGCAGAAAAGGCCGAGCGTCAG